A portion of the Doryrhamphus excisus isolate RoL2022-K1 chromosome 20, RoL_Dexc_1.0, whole genome shotgun sequence genome contains these proteins:
- the crls1 gene encoding cardiolipin synthase (CMP-forming), translating to MILCFTPAPLCRKAANCLLSARCAAACRLEEASWRHKRTPVTAARLSQSTTGSSSWSFGLRGADSRLPCCLIPRGVAQLSTWRLCGDVLVHHGGHSRFAVNFRSLLATGARGICDKNNKRPDGPSKDPPVPGQGLFKFKELYENPWTIPNLLCVCRIVLAPFLGHLIIQQHFHLSLALFTLAGATDLLDGYIARTWPTQKSALGSALDPLADKILISILYVSLTYAELIPALLTALVVFRDIGLIAAVFWVRYKTVPPPVTLSKFFNPCYTTAQLKPTLFSKVNTAIQLVLVAASLAAPVFQYTDSVLLQCLWYITAVTTTASGYSYWHYGRKTVQVLNTRSP from the exons ATGATATTGTGTTTCACCCCCGCACCGCTTTGCCGCAAAGCCGCGAACTGTTTGCTGTCAGCGCGGTGTGCGGCTGCGTGTCGGCTCGAGGAAGCGTCATGGCGGCACAAGCGCACACCTGTCACTGCCGCGAGGCTCTCACAGTCGACGACGGGCAGCAGTTCTTGGAGCTTCGGCCTCAGAGGGGCGGACAGCCGCTTACCGTGTTGCCTCATTCCACGTGGCGTCGCACAGCTGTCGACGTGGCGGCTTTGTGGAGATGTGCTGGTTCACCATGGAGGTCATAGCAGGTTCGCTGTCAACTTCCGGTCTCTGCTGGCCACAGGAGCTCGAGGTATTTGCGACAAGAACAACAAAAGACCCGACGGACCCAGTAAAGACCCTCCGGTACCTGGACAGGGGCTCTTTAAGTTTAAAGAACTG TACGAGAACCCGTGGACTATCCCcaacctgctgtgtgtgtgtcgaaTTGTTCTGGCTCCTTTCTTGGGTCACCTCATCATCCAACAACATTTCCACCTCAGCCTGGCTCTTTTCACGCTGGCTGGAGCCACTGATCTG CTGGATGGTTACATCGCCAGAACGTGGCCCACTCAGAAGTCAGCCTTGGGAAGCGCCCTCGACCCGTTGGCTGATAAAATCCTCATCAGTATTTTATATGTCAGTCTCACCTATGCAGAACTCATACCAG CTCTGTTGACAGCTCTAGTGGTATTCCGAGACATTGGTTTGATAGCTGCTGTCTTCTGGGTCAGATACAAGACGGTGCCGCCACCG gtgACCCTCAGTAAGTTTTTTAACCCATGCTACACCACCGCTCAGCTCAAGCCAACACTCTTCAGCAAG GTAAACACGGCCATCCAATTGGTTTTGGTCGCAGCATCTCTGGCGGCTCCAGTCTTCCAATACACCGACAGCGTTCTCCTGCAGTGTCTGTG GTACATCACCGCCGTAACAACGACAGCGTCCGGCTACAGCTACTGGCACTACGGCCGCAAGACTGTCCAGGTGCTAAACACCAGGTCACCATGA
- the mcm8 gene encoding DNA helicase MCM8 isoform X2, giving the protein MSGENSTRGSWRGRNGGWRGGGWRGEGNGGWRGGRGNGGWRGGGGGGGNGGWRGGAAWRGRGGGDNRGSGSHISSTQRILHQATLDVLCPYKGWPLYFTDGFIESSPSVEKIKVFEKYFTSKIHLYDKDEIERQGSVLVDYADLTTNEVVRDALPTLTTELKQQPEMILNCLGVAIHQVLTVDLEKQAAELQGEELPVATPIINIPHISARLYNYESLTPLRTLRASVFGQLVCVKGTVVRVSNIRPLCTRLAFRCMMCSNTLSLPLQRGKYATPTKCNQPDCRSHSFSALRNSPLTQTVDWQLVKVQELMCGEQREAGRIPRTVECHLTSDLCDSCVPGDTVTVTGIVRVTNDGTSKRNQDQCMFLLYIEATSVSNTKGQQSKSGGQGSRGSHEDRSGGEEFTLKELYAIQEIQSQPDLLRLIVHSLCPAIYGHLVVKAALVLVLFGGRQKHTDKNSVPVRGDPHVLMVGDPGLGKSQMLQAVCNVAPRGIYVCGNSASTAGLTVSLYRDPGSGDYALEAGALVLADQGLCCIDEFDKLGSQQQALLEAMEQQTVSLAKAGIVSSLPARTSVVAAANPVRGHYSRGKSVSENLKMGSPLLSRFDVIFLLLDIPDEAHDRLLSEHVMANRAGKGKTSSTVVARNNNSSTETSILLEHSDMPLSDRLKIPAGEASDPIPACLLRKYISYARHYVHPVLSPEAAQTLQDFYLSLRSQSLSADCTPITTRQLESLIRLTEARARLDLRETATKSDAEDVVEIMKHSLVDTYSDGLGNLDFERSQLGAGMSQRSAAKRLVNALHTHAQQTNQKQFDLQTIRSVALRLNIKVMDFDGLVSSLNEQGFLLKKGAKLYQLQTV; this is encoded by the exons TGATAACAGAGGGTCAGGAAGTCACATCTCCAGCACACAGAGAA TCCTCCATCAGGCTACTCTGGATGTGCTGTGCCCTTACAAAGGATGGCCGCTGTACTTCACTGATG GATTCATTGAGAGCTCGCCCAGCGTGGAGAAGATCAAAGTCTTTGAGAAGTATTTCACCTCCAAAATTCACCTCTACGACAAG GATGAGATTGAGCGTCAGGGCAGCGTGCTAGTAGATTATGCTGACTTGACCACCAATGAGGTAGTGCGTGATGCTCTTCCTACACTAACCACAGAGCTGAAGCAACAACCTGAGATGATCCTCAACTGTTTAGGAGTGGCTATTCACCAG GTGCTCACTGTGGATTTGGAGAAACAGGCTGCCGAGCTGCAAGGGGAGGAGCTTCCTGTGGCCACGCCAATCATCAACATCCCTCACATCAGTGCAAG GCTGTACAACTATGAGTCCCTGACTCCGCTGCGCACGTTACGTGCCAGTGTGTTTGGGCAGCTGGTATGCGTGAAGGGGACGGTGGTCCGAGTGAGTAACATCAGACCTTTGTGCACCAGACTGGCCTTCAGGTGCATGATGTGCTCAAACACGCTCTCACTGCCGCTGCAACGTGGGAAATATGCAACACCCACCAAG TGTAACCAGCCAGACTGTCGCAGTCATTCGTTCTCTGCCCTACGCAACTCTCCTCTTACACAAACTGTGGACTGGCAACTCGTCAA GGTGCAGGAGCTGATGTGCGGTGAGCAGAGGGAGGCTGGACGAATCCCACGCACTGTGGAGTGTCACCTGACCTCAGACCTCTGTGATAGCTGCGTACCCGGAGACACTGTGACTGTGACGGGGATCGTTAGAGTCACAAACGATG gcacctccaagaGGAATCAGGACCAGTGCATGTTCCTCCTCTACATTGAGGCCACTTCAGTCAGCAACACCAAAG GTCAGCAGTCCAAATCGGGAGGTCAGGGGTCCAGAGGGTCACATGAGGATCGTTCTGGAGGTGAAGAGTTTACTCTAAAGGAGCTCTACGCCATCCAGGAGATCCAGTCGCAGCCCGATCTGCTTCGACTGATAGTCCA CTCTCTGTGTCCCGCCATCTACGGCCACCTG GTGGTGAAAGCCGCGCTGGTGTTAGTGTTGTTCGGAGGCAGACAGAAGCACACCGATAAGAACAGTGTCCCCGTCAGAGGAGACCCACACGTCCTGATGGTGGGCGACCCTGGGCTGGGCAAGAGCCAGATGCTTCAG gCTGTTTGCAATGTGGCTCCGAGGGGAATTTATGTCTGTGGCAACAGCGCCAGCACTGCAG GACTAACAGTGAGTTTATACAGAGATCCAGGAAGTGGAGATTACGCTCTGGAGGCTGGAGCCTTGGTCCTGGCCGACCAAG GTTTGTGCTGCATTGATGAGTTTGACAAGCTGGGCAGCCAGCAGCAGGCTCTCTTGGAAGCCATGGAGCAGCAGACTGTGAGCCTGGCAAAGGCAGGAATCGTCTCCTCCCTGCCAGCTAGAACCTCCGTGGTAGCTGCCGCCAATCCCGTCAGAGGACATTACAGCAGAGGCAAGAGTGTCTCTGAGAATTTAAA AATGGGTTCGCCGCTTCTCTCCCGTTTTGACGTCATTTTCCTCCTCCTGGACATCCCAGACGAGGCACATGACCGCCTGCTATCTGAACATGTCATGGCGAACCGGGCTGGCAAAGGAAAAACCAGCAGCACTGTGGTTGCCaggaacaacaacagcagcacagaGACCTCCATCTTGCTGGAACACTCTGACATGCCACTGTCTGATCGTTTGAAG ATACCTGCAGGTGAAGCTTCTGACCCCATTCCAGCGTGCTTGTTAAGGAAGTACATCAGCTACGCTCGCCATTACGTGCACCCGGTGCTCTCTCCTGAAGCCGCACAAACGCTTCAAGACTTCTACCTGTCACTGAGGTCTCAGTCGCTGTCTGCTGACTGCACACCCATCACCACTCGCCAGCTGGAGTCACTCATCAGACTCACAGAG GCGAGAGCAAGGTTGGATCTCAGAGAGACGGCCACCAAGAGCGATGCTGAGGATGTGGTGGAGATTATGAAACACAG CCTCGTGGATACGTACTCAGATGGTCTAGGAAATCTGGACTTTGAACGCTCCCAGCTGGGAGCTGGCATGAGTCAGCGGAGCGCTGCCAAGCGACTCGTCAACGCCCTGCACACACATGCGCAGCAGACCAATCAGAAGCAGTTTGACCTTCAGACCATTCGATCTGTGGCACTGAGACTGAACATAAAG GTGATGGACTTTGACGGCCTGGTGAGTTCCTTGAATGAACAAGGTTTCCTGTTGAAGAAAGGAGCCAAACTTTACCAGCTTCAGACAGTCTGA
- the mcm8 gene encoding DNA helicase MCM8 isoform X1: MYGTLVLLYNSPMMLYVEYCFSIGMSGENSTRGSWRGRNGGWRGGGWRGEGNGGWRGGRGNGGWRGGGGGGGNGGWRGGAAWRGRGGGDNRGSGSHISSTQRILHQATLDVLCPYKGWPLYFTDGFIESSPSVEKIKVFEKYFTSKIHLYDKDEIERQGSVLVDYADLTTNEVVRDALPTLTTELKQQPEMILNCLGVAIHQVLTVDLEKQAAELQGEELPVATPIINIPHISARLYNYESLTPLRTLRASVFGQLVCVKGTVVRVSNIRPLCTRLAFRCMMCSNTLSLPLQRGKYATPTKCNQPDCRSHSFSALRNSPLTQTVDWQLVKVQELMCGEQREAGRIPRTVECHLTSDLCDSCVPGDTVTVTGIVRVTNDGTSKRNQDQCMFLLYIEATSVSNTKGQQSKSGGQGSRGSHEDRSGGEEFTLKELYAIQEIQSQPDLLRLIVHSLCPAIYGHLVVKAALVLVLFGGRQKHTDKNSVPVRGDPHVLMVGDPGLGKSQMLQAVCNVAPRGIYVCGNSASTAGLTVSLYRDPGSGDYALEAGALVLADQGLCCIDEFDKLGSQQQALLEAMEQQTVSLAKAGIVSSLPARTSVVAAANPVRGHYSRGKSVSENLKMGSPLLSRFDVIFLLLDIPDEAHDRLLSEHVMANRAGKGKTSSTVVARNNNSSTETSILLEHSDMPLSDRLKIPAGEASDPIPACLLRKYISYARHYVHPVLSPEAAQTLQDFYLSLRSQSLSADCTPITTRQLESLIRLTEARARLDLRETATKSDAEDVVEIMKHSLVDTYSDGLGNLDFERSQLGAGMSQRSAAKRLVNALHTHAQQTNQKQFDLQTIRSVALRLNIKVMDFDGLVSSLNEQGFLLKKGAKLYQLQTV; this comes from the exons TGATAACAGAGGGTCAGGAAGTCACATCTCCAGCACACAGAGAA TCCTCCATCAGGCTACTCTGGATGTGCTGTGCCCTTACAAAGGATGGCCGCTGTACTTCACTGATG GATTCATTGAGAGCTCGCCCAGCGTGGAGAAGATCAAAGTCTTTGAGAAGTATTTCACCTCCAAAATTCACCTCTACGACAAG GATGAGATTGAGCGTCAGGGCAGCGTGCTAGTAGATTATGCTGACTTGACCACCAATGAGGTAGTGCGTGATGCTCTTCCTACACTAACCACAGAGCTGAAGCAACAACCTGAGATGATCCTCAACTGTTTAGGAGTGGCTATTCACCAG GTGCTCACTGTGGATTTGGAGAAACAGGCTGCCGAGCTGCAAGGGGAGGAGCTTCCTGTGGCCACGCCAATCATCAACATCCCTCACATCAGTGCAAG GCTGTACAACTATGAGTCCCTGACTCCGCTGCGCACGTTACGTGCCAGTGTGTTTGGGCAGCTGGTATGCGTGAAGGGGACGGTGGTCCGAGTGAGTAACATCAGACCTTTGTGCACCAGACTGGCCTTCAGGTGCATGATGTGCTCAAACACGCTCTCACTGCCGCTGCAACGTGGGAAATATGCAACACCCACCAAG TGTAACCAGCCAGACTGTCGCAGTCATTCGTTCTCTGCCCTACGCAACTCTCCTCTTACACAAACTGTGGACTGGCAACTCGTCAA GGTGCAGGAGCTGATGTGCGGTGAGCAGAGGGAGGCTGGACGAATCCCACGCACTGTGGAGTGTCACCTGACCTCAGACCTCTGTGATAGCTGCGTACCCGGAGACACTGTGACTGTGACGGGGATCGTTAGAGTCACAAACGATG gcacctccaagaGGAATCAGGACCAGTGCATGTTCCTCCTCTACATTGAGGCCACTTCAGTCAGCAACACCAAAG GTCAGCAGTCCAAATCGGGAGGTCAGGGGTCCAGAGGGTCACATGAGGATCGTTCTGGAGGTGAAGAGTTTACTCTAAAGGAGCTCTACGCCATCCAGGAGATCCAGTCGCAGCCCGATCTGCTTCGACTGATAGTCCA CTCTCTGTGTCCCGCCATCTACGGCCACCTG GTGGTGAAAGCCGCGCTGGTGTTAGTGTTGTTCGGAGGCAGACAGAAGCACACCGATAAGAACAGTGTCCCCGTCAGAGGAGACCCACACGTCCTGATGGTGGGCGACCCTGGGCTGGGCAAGAGCCAGATGCTTCAG gCTGTTTGCAATGTGGCTCCGAGGGGAATTTATGTCTGTGGCAACAGCGCCAGCACTGCAG GACTAACAGTGAGTTTATACAGAGATCCAGGAAGTGGAGATTACGCTCTGGAGGCTGGAGCCTTGGTCCTGGCCGACCAAG GTTTGTGCTGCATTGATGAGTTTGACAAGCTGGGCAGCCAGCAGCAGGCTCTCTTGGAAGCCATGGAGCAGCAGACTGTGAGCCTGGCAAAGGCAGGAATCGTCTCCTCCCTGCCAGCTAGAACCTCCGTGGTAGCTGCCGCCAATCCCGTCAGAGGACATTACAGCAGAGGCAAGAGTGTCTCTGAGAATTTAAA AATGGGTTCGCCGCTTCTCTCCCGTTTTGACGTCATTTTCCTCCTCCTGGACATCCCAGACGAGGCACATGACCGCCTGCTATCTGAACATGTCATGGCGAACCGGGCTGGCAAAGGAAAAACCAGCAGCACTGTGGTTGCCaggaacaacaacagcagcacagaGACCTCCATCTTGCTGGAACACTCTGACATGCCACTGTCTGATCGTTTGAAG ATACCTGCAGGTGAAGCTTCTGACCCCATTCCAGCGTGCTTGTTAAGGAAGTACATCAGCTACGCTCGCCATTACGTGCACCCGGTGCTCTCTCCTGAAGCCGCACAAACGCTTCAAGACTTCTACCTGTCACTGAGGTCTCAGTCGCTGTCTGCTGACTGCACACCCATCACCACTCGCCAGCTGGAGTCACTCATCAGACTCACAGAG GCGAGAGCAAGGTTGGATCTCAGAGAGACGGCCACCAAGAGCGATGCTGAGGATGTGGTGGAGATTATGAAACACAG CCTCGTGGATACGTACTCAGATGGTCTAGGAAATCTGGACTTTGAACGCTCCCAGCTGGGAGCTGGCATGAGTCAGCGGAGCGCTGCCAAGCGACTCGTCAACGCCCTGCACACACATGCGCAGCAGACCAATCAGAAGCAGTTTGACCTTCAGACCATTCGATCTGTGGCACTGAGACTGAACATAAAG GTGATGGACTTTGACGGCCTGGTGAGTTCCTTGAATGAACAAGGTTTCCTGTTGAAGAAAGGAGCCAAACTTTACCAGCTTCAGACAGTCTGA